Genomic DNA from Rhodothermales bacterium:
GGAAGTGCCCGAAGACCTCCGCGAACTGGTCGACATCATCAAGATCAGCGCCGACCGGCTGATGCGCACCCTCAACGCGGTGGTCGAACTCGGGGCCCTGGAGAGCGAGAGCTACGTGCTGCATCCGTATCAAACGGATGTGCTCGACGTGCTGGAAGAGGTCCTCGAACAGCAGTTCGTGCGCGCCCGCTCAAAAGATCTCGACCTGCAGTACCAGGTCAACGACGAAAGCCTGCCGGCCGTGATCGATCCCATGGCCCTCCGCAGGGTGTTCGAACTGATCATCGACAACGCGATCAAGTTTACGACCGAGGGATCGATCAACGTGCACGTCGAGAGCGACAGCGACGTGGTACAGATCCGCGTTCAGGACACCGGCGTCGGGATGGATGCCGAGTTCATGCAGCACGTCTTCGAGGCGTTCGTCCAGGAAAGCAACGGGATGACGCGCGACTACGAAGGATGCGGCATCGGCCTGACGATCGCGCATCGCCTCATCGACAAGATGGGCGGACAGATCCGCATTGAATCCGAAAAAGGAGTCGGCAGCACCTTCACGGTCGAGATCCCCGCCCGCGCCGGCAAATCGCTCGCCAATACGGAGATGGTTTATAATTGAAGGGTTCGAGGTTTGAGGTTCAAGGTTTAAGGTAAGCCGCCTTAAACCTTGAACCTCAAACCTCGAACTCTTCAATTCCGCACCGTCTTCAAGAGCACCCCGTCTACCCCGTGGATGCGCATGTCGATGAGTTGCTGGAGGGTCGGGGTATAGCCGGCCTCTTTCACTTCCCGGATGAAGCGCTCGCTGACGCCGTGGATGCGCAGCTCGACGAGCCGGTCCAGCGACACGTCGCGATAGCCTAAATCCGCCAGCCCACCGATGAATTCCGTCGATACGCCGTGGATCCGCAAAGCGACCAGGCGATCGACATCGGGCCTTTTGTAGCCGAGAGCCTCCAGGTCGCGCACGAACGCCGGCGAAACGCCATGGATGCGCATCGCCTGGAGCTGATCCATCGTCAGGGAGCGATACCCCGCGCGGGAAAACTCGTCGATGTACGCCACGGTAACCCCGTGGATGCGTGCCGACACCAGGTTATCCACCGTGAGCTTCGGAAAGCCCGCCTTCGCCATCTCCGCGACGAACTCCGGCGTCACCCCGTGGATACGCATCGCCGTCAGCTGATCGATCGAGAGGTCGGAAAAGCCGGCCTTCGCCATCTCCGCGATGAACTCGGGCGTCACCCCGTGGATGCGCATCGCCATCAGGTCGTCCTTCGGGATGTCGCGGTACCCGGCGGCTTGCAGGGATCGGATAAATGCGGGCGAGACGTCGTGAATCCGCATCGCGACGAGGTCGTCGTACGGGAGGCCGGCGTAACCCAGTTTCCCCAGTTCCTCCACGAACGGGATGGTCACGTCGTGGATCGCAAGCGTGAACACCTGGCTCAGCGTGAGATTCGCATACCCCAGCCGCCCCATGGAGCGGACGTAGGCGTCGTCCGTGGTGAAGGTGAAGGACCCTGAACCGGTCTCGTCGACGAACTGCCCCGTGAAGACGAACTCGCCGGCTTCGCGCCGCATCGTGAAGGTGACGTCGGCCTTCCCGCTGTTTCCGGGCGCGATCGCCATGCCGTCCAGGTCCTTGAGCGGCAGCTGGGTGCTGAAGCCGTGGCGCTCGCCGTCGGCCGAGGCCCGGATCGTCACCCAGAGCGATTCCGTGACCTGGTGCCACCGGTTGTGCTGGAATTCGCCGATCCACGTCCCTTCCATGCGGTCCGCCGGCGCGGCGCCCATCGTGAGCAGGACGGTGAATAAAAGGGCTAGTCGTGTCATGGGTTTCTGGATTCGGGTTTTGGGATGCGGGAAGGACGCACCTCGCCCGGGGCGCCCCAAAACAGCGCCCTCAAGGTCCGATGCTTGTTGTCCGATGTGATCCTACCGGTTGCCCCGGAGTGATTTGACGTACTCCGCGTCCACGCCGTGCCGGCGCATGTCGATGAGCTGCTCGATCGTGACGTCGCGGAGGCCGGCGTCGCGGATGTCGCGGACGTACTCCGCATCCACCCCCTGACGCCGGAGTTTGAGCAGCTGCTCCGTCGTCGCGTCGATGCCGAGGGCCTTCATCTCGCCGATGTATTCGGCGTCGAGCCCGTATTTGCTCATCTGGATGAGTTCTTCGATCGACAGGTTCGCGATCCCCTGCTCGCGGAGGCCATCCACGAGATCCGAATCGACCCCGTATTTGCTGGCGGCGATGAGTTCGTCCGGCGACACCTCGCTGTAGCCGGCACGCGCCAGGGCTTCGACGAGCTCCTGGTCGACGCCGTATTTGCTCATCCCGACCAGGTCATCGAGCTTCAGGTTTTTGTACCCTGCTTCGTTGAGGGTCGCGACCAGCTCCTCGTCGACCCCGTATTTGCTGGCCATGATCAGCTCCTCGGGCGACACCCGGTCGTACCCGTAGCGGTTCAGCGTTTCTATCAGGTCGGCATCGACGCCGTACTTGCTCATGGCGACCAGGTCATCGAGGGTGAGGTCGGTGTAGCCGGCTTTATCCAGGGTCGCGACCAGATCCTGGTCTACCCCGTATTTGCTCGCCTTGATCAGTTCGTCTACCGGGACGCGATCGTAGCCGTGCCGGCTGAGCATGTCGATCAGCTCGATATCGACGCCGTATTTGCTCATGGCCACCAGATCCTCCCGGGAGAGGTCGGTATAGCCGGCGTCGCGCATGGCGCGGACAAAGTCCAGGTCCACCCCGTACTTGCTCATCGCCGCGTAGTCTTCGAGCGTCAGGTCGTCGAATCCGATATCCCGCATCCGGGCGATATACTCGGCATCGGCTCCGTAGCGGCCGAGCATAATCAGATCGGCATACGTGAGGTCGTTGAAGCCCATGGCCCGCAGCGACTTGATGAACTCCGCATCCACCCCGTACTGACGCAGCTTGATGATCTGGTCGATCGAGAGCGAGTCGACCGGGGTGTGGTCGTGGGATTCCTCACCGCCCTGCCAATCGATCGCGGGGATATCGATGTCGATGTCCGGGATGTCGATGTGCAATGCCGGGAAATTGAAGTCGAATCCGGGGATATCGATATGCATTTCGGGAATGTCGATATCGATCGGCGGGATGTCGATGTCGATATCGGGCACGTCGATATCCATCTCGGGCACGTCGATGTCGAAATCCGGGATGTCGATGTCGATATCGGGCACATCGACGTCCACGTCGATCGGTTCGTGCACCATGCGCGGCGCCGGCGGCCGAGGCGGTGTCGGCCGCGCCTGCTGGGCCTGTGCCGGCTGCAGCGCGGCGAGGGGCAGCACGAGGCTGGCGACGAGCGAGAGGGTCAGCATCGTGCCCAGCCGGTTCTGGCTGCGCCGGCGGAACGGGTCGAGGATCGAGAGCAGCCGGCCTTCCAGCTGCGAGCCGCGCGCCATCGAGACGGCCGCGACGGTGGACCACTCCGCTTTCTTGAGCATGCGCGCCGTTTCCAGCAGCGTTTCAGCGTACCGCGAGGGGTCCGCGCCCGAGACGAGCACGAGATCGTCGCACGACCGTTCCCGCTCGATACGCATCTGCCAGGCGGCCATCCATACAAGCGGATTGAACCAGTACACCGCGCACACGATGTTCGTCAGCAGCTGGAAGAGGCAATCGTACCGTTTGATGTGCGCGAGTTCGTGCAGGAGCACGGATTCCTTGCGCGCCTCGTCCCACGCATCCGCATCTTCCGGCAGCACGACCACCGGGCGCCAGACACCGATCGCCATCGGCACCGAGGTCCACGAGCTCATCCGGAGCCGCACCACCCGCCGGATCCCCATCCGGCGTGCGGCCGCTTCGGCCATCAGGTGCCAGTTCTCGTCGTCCACGAACGACGCGCGGTTGACGAGCAGGCGGGCGCCGGCGTGGGCGAGCACGAGGCGAACGATGACCGCCAGCGCCCCGAGCGCCCAGATCAGAAAGGCCCACTGCGTCCAGTGCATCCGGCCGACCGCCTCCCGCACCGAAGCAGGCATCCAGGAAAACGACGGCGTAACAGCGTCCTGATAGACGGGCGCTGCAGCAGCCGCCGGCGCGACAGCTCGCGACGGCGCCGCGGGCGCCGGTTTCGCGGCCGGCGCGGGCGTGACGGCAGGCGCCGCGGCAGGCTTCCAATCGGGCTCGTTCGCCGGGGACGCCGGAGCCGGCGCATCGGCCTGCTGGGGCGCGGGCGTGACCTGCGGCAAAAACGCCACCTGCCAGGCCGGCACGACCTGCCCGATAAACGGCAGCAGGAAGACGCCGAGCAGGGCCGAACACCAGATCATATAACGGGTCGCCGCCGCGCTGTGCCGCAAGGCATAGGTCAGCAGGCCGGCGGCCGACAGAAGAAGCGTCCCCTTCGCGAGGATAATGGCCATGTCCGAGGCCCAGGGGCGCAGATCGGAGGCCAGAGTCGGAATGTCGATAAGGAATAGCATGCTAGTTTTCCTCCTGTTGTTTGGCCTGTTCGATCAGCGCGGACAGCCGGTCGAGGTCGGAATCGCTCAGTTCATCTCCTTTCAGATCCAGCAGCGCCGATACGACGCGGTCGGCGGATCCGTTAAAGAAAGCCTGCACCATGTAGCTCATGGCGGAGCGGCCGGCTTCGTCCGGCGAAATCGTCGGTGAAAAGATGTAGCGCGCCCCGTCGCGGCGGTGCTTGAGGTGCCCCTTCTCTTCCAGGATACGCAGCATCGCGCGCACCCCGGAGTACGTGGGCGGATCGACGATCCCTTCCATCACTTCGGCGGCCGTCGCCTCGCCCCGCTTGTAGATGAACGTCATGATCTGACGTTCGCGGGCGCCAAGGTCCATCGGCGATTTTTTTCGTTTCATAGCGGTTTTGTCGCGTGGATCGCCCCCTGCCGACAGGGCTTCGGGCGATTCGTCTATGCTAGAATACTAGCACCCTACGGGCAACATACGGAGAAGATGCAGCGGCGTCAATAGAATATGCTACTTTTATAGCACTTTTTCTGAATGAAACCCCCGCCGGCCCGAATTGTGAAAGCAAAAGACGTTCAACCCTGAACCGCGAGGACCCCGACATGCCCATCTACCATCGCCTTGGCGCCATGCCCGCCAAACGCCACACCGTGTTTCAAAAAACCGGAGGCGGGCTCTATCATGAAGAACTCTTCGGGACGATCGGCTTCGACGGGATGTCGTCGCTGATGTATCACATCCACCGCCCGACGATGGTGAAGGAGATCGCCGGCGCGGCGGATGCCGCCCCCAAGATCGCGGTCGACCGCAACCTCAAGGCCCGGCTCTTCAAGGGATTCCAGATCTCGCGCCGGGACGACTTCCTCCAGAGCCGCGAGACGCTGCTCGTCAACAGCGACATCCACATCGGTCTGGCCGCGCCCCGGACCTCGATGACGGACTACTTCTACAAAAACGCCGACGCCGACGAGTTGCTCTTCATCCACGAGGGCCGGGGCACGCTCCGCACCATGCTCGGACGCATCCCGTTCGAACCGGGCGACTACGTAGTGATCCCGCGCGGCACGATCTATCAGATCGATTTTGAGACCACGAGCAACCGCCTGCTGTTCGCCGAATCCTTCCACCCGATCTATACGCCGAAGCGGTACCGCAACTGGTACGGCCAGTTGCAGGAGCACGCGCCGTTTTGCGAGCGGGACTACATCCTCCCGCGCGACCTGGAGACGCACGACGAACTGGGCGACTTCGTCATCAAGATCAAGAAACAGGGCATGCTGCACGAGGTCGTCTACGCGGCGCACCCGTTCGACCTCGTGGGCTGGGACGGCTACAATTTCGCGTACGGCTTCTCCATCCATAACTTCGAACCCATCACGGGGCGCATCCACCAGCCGCCGCCCGTGCACCAGACGTTCGAGACCACCGCGTTCGTCGTCTGCTCCTTCTGCCCCCGGATGTACGACTACCATCCCGACGCCATCCCCGCCCCGTACAACCATTCGAACATCGACTCCGACGAGGTGCTCTATTACGTCGACGGCGACTTCATGAGCCGCAACAACATCGATCGGGGCCACATCACCCTGCATCCGGGCGGCATCCCGCATGGGCCGCACCCGGGGGCGTATGAGCGGAGCATCGGCAAGAAGGAAACCCAGGAGCTGGCCGTCATGATCGACACGTTCAAGCCGCTCATGGTCACCGAAAACGCCCTGGCGCTGGACGACGGCGCCTATTTCCAATCCTGGCTTGACCAGCCGCTCAACATCATCACCTGACCGGCCCATGCCCGCATCGTGGATTCCCATTCCCGCCGATTCTGATTTCTCGCTTCACAACCTCCCGTTCGGGATTTTTTCCGCACCCGGCCGGCTCCCCGGGGCCGGCGTGGCCATTGGCGACCAGATCCTGGACCTGGCCGCCGCGGCGTCGGCCGGCCTCTTCGAGGGGCTGACACTCGACGCGTCCGTATTCCGCCAGCCCTCGCTCAACGCCTTCATCTGGCTCGGCAAGGGGATGACGAACGCCGTTCGAGACCGCATCGCGGCGACCCTGGTGGACCCGGATTCCCCGCTGCGCGGCTCCAGGGCGCTGGTGGCCCAATCGGACGCCACGATGCATCTGCCGGTGGAGATCGGGGACTATACCGACTTTTATTCGAGCATCGACCACGCGACCAACGTCGGCAAGATGTTTCGGGACCCCGATCATGCGTTGCTGCCCAACTGGCGGCATATCCCGGTCGGGTACCACGGCCGCGCCTCTTCGATCGTCGTGAGCGGGACACCGATACGCCGGCCGTGGGGACAGGTGCTTCCCCCAGCCGCCGAGTCGCCCATCTTCAAACCCACCGGCCGGCTCGACTTCGAACTCGAGGTCGCCTTCGTGATCGGAAAAGACAGCGACCTCGGCGATCCCGTACCGCTCCACGATGCCGAGGCGTACATCTTCGGCCTCGTCCTGTTCAACGACTGGTCGGCCCGCGACATCCAGAAATGGGAATATGTGCCGCTCGGCCCGTTCCTCGCCAAAAATTTCGGCTCCTCGATGTCGCCCTGGGTCGTTCCCCTCGAAGCGCTCGAAGCCTTCCGGATCGCCGGCCCGATCCAGGAGCCGGCCGTCCTGCCCTACCTGCGCAGCGAACATCCGGGGCATTTCGACATCCCGCTCGAGGTGAGCCTCACCCCGGAGGACGGACCGGAGACCGTGGTGAGCCGTTCGAATTTCCGGCACCTTTACTGGAGCATGGCCCAGCAACTCGCGCATCACACCGTGAACGGGTGCAACGTACGCGTGGGCGACGTCCTGGCCTCGGGCACCATCAGCGGTCCGGACGCCGGCGCCTACGGCTCCATGCTCGAACTGGCCTGGGGCGGCAGCAAGCCGCTATCGCTCGCCGGCGGAGCCTCACGCGCCTTCATCGAAGACGGCGACACGGTCACCCTGCGCGGACAGGCCCGAAAAGGCGTCATCACGGTCGGGTTCGGGGAAGTCCAAACCCGGATTCTACCCGCCCGCTGAATAGCTTCTGTCTGAAAAATATTTCAGACAGAAGCGTATCCTGAATGTGATTCAGGATCCAACGCTGTTTTGGAGGTATTTGGGTGCTCCGGTACGACCCGAACGAATTTTCAGTCACAGCCTGGATCGCCCACATTTCATCTTTTTCCCGTCCGTTCGACGGTATGCCGGCCCGCTTCCCCGTGTCTATTGAAAGAAACAGGCGTCCACCGCGCCCTGGTTTCCCCTTTCGACAGACACGCCATGCCCATCGGCCGCACCCTGCTTTTCCTCGCCGCACTGGCGACGCACACCTGCCCTTCGGGAGCTCAGGACAACGCCTGGATCTGGGCGGACACCCTGGACCTGCAAGCCGGCGCGGCCGGCGTGGCGCCTCTTTTTGCAACGGCCCTGCCCGCCGGCGAGGTATACAGCTTCCAGCTCGACGTCATTTTCGACCCCTCGGTGCTGGCGATTGAAGACATCTCTACCCGGGGCACCCTTTCGGAAGGGGGTCTGCTTTACTCGGCATCCCCTGCGCCGGGACGCGTCCGGATCGCCTTTGCGACCGACTCGCCGCTCGCGTCGGAGGGCGCGCTGTGCCACCTCCTCATCCGGGCAGGCGATCAGGCCGGCGCAAGCGCACTGACCCTGGAAGCGGTGCTCCTCAACGAAACCCCGCCCGGTCGCCCCGCCGGACCGGGACGCGTGACCCTCAGCGAGGCCCCGCCGCTGCCGGCGCGTTTCGCCGTACCGGATACCCTGGCCGAAGCCGGCCGGCCGATCCGTCTCCCGCTGCGGCTTTTTGGAAGCGCCGTGCCCGTCTACAGCCTCGAACTCGATCTGCGGTACGACGCCGGGGCGCTGGCCCTCGTTGCCGTCGATCCCGCCCTGACCAGCGCCCTGTATCGCGTGGATCCCCGCGAGCCGGGGCGGCTGAGCGTCTACATCGCCTCGGCCACGCCCTGGCCACCGGAAGCCGACCTGTTCGCCATGACCTTCGACCCGGTAGCGGAAGCGAAGGACACGCGCCTCACGCTGGCGTCGGCGCGCCTGAACGAAACGCCGGCATCCACCGCCCTGTCGGGCGGCCACATTCGGCTCCGCCCGCCCGTTATCCCGGGCGATGTCGATGGCGATCGCACGATCTCCCCCGACGACGCCTGGCGGGTGCTCGACTTCCTGGCGAGCCTGACGGCGTTCGACGACCGGCAAACCCGCGCGGCGGAGGTATCGGGAAACGGCAGTATCACCTCCTACGACGCCGCGCTGATCCTGCAACGCGCCGCCGGCACGCTCCCCTGTTTTCCGGTCGAGGCAGCCTGCGCGGCGGGCAAACGCCGGCCAGACGATGCCGGTTTCGTCTACTGGGATGCCCCCCCAGGCGGAGCACTGGCGGTCGGCTTCACCGCCGGCGATAACGCGACGCACGGCCTGACCGTGCGCCTGCCGATCGACGCCGGCCTCGAATCAACACGGTTGCCGGACGACTGGCAGATGCGCACGTTCAGTGAGGGCGCGTATCGGACGACCGTGATGGCCGGCCCGACGGCGCTGCCCACCGGCCACATCGCGCTGCTGCGTCCGCCCGCGACGCCGACCGCGCCGGCGACCCTCGTGGTCGACGACCGCGTGTTCACCCTCGACTGGCCGGCACGAGGCGTGCCCGGCGCACCGGACCTCATCGCCTACCCCAACCCGGCCGCCGGGCCGACGACGGTGCGCTTCTCAACCGAGCAGGAAGGCCCGGCCGTCCTCGTCCTGTACGATGCGATCGGCCGCGAACGCGTCCGGCTCGTCGACAACCCGCTGCCCGCCGGCGAGCACGCGGTGACCGTCGGACGCCGCGGCCTCCCGGCCGGCGTGTATTTCCTGGTGCTGAAAACCCCTCGAGGACGATCCTCCCGCAAACTCGCCTTCCTCTGACCCCCTCCTTGCAATAACAGCTTATGAGACTACCCTTCTGGCTCCTCGTGACGTCGATCCTGCTCGTCAACACGGCCGACGTCGACGCCCAATCCTGCGTGCTGCCGCGCAACTGCGGAGCGGGCGCCGTGTGCGTGGCCGGCGGCGTATGCCGGCCTGTGCGGGAAGCCCTCGGCCAGGATGGAGACCGCCTGTTCTGGGTGGATGGCGCGGCCGGCGACGACCGATCCGCCGGCACCGAGGCGGCCCCCTGGGCCACGATCGGCCGCAGCATGCAGCCGGGCGTCCTCCGGCCGGGCGACGCCGTGATCGTCCGCGAAGGCCGCTACCACGAGGCCATCGTTCCGCCGGCTGGAGGGCTCCCGGGCCGCCCCATCCGCCTCCTCGCCTTCCCCGGCGACAGCGTCATCGTTTCGGGCGCGATGCCGCTGAACGGGTCCTGGCTGCGCGAGGGCGGCGACTGGGTCCTGCCCTGGCCGTTTCCTCCGCTATGGACCCGCCGGGTCCACGACGGCGTGCCGCAGGACGACGACGCGCGCCGGCGCGATGTCATCATCCTCAACGGCCAGATGCTCAAACCGGTCTACCGCCGCGAAGACCTCTACGAATCCGCCTTCTACCTCGAGGGCTCGCCCGACGCGCCG
This window encodes:
- a CDS encoding homogentisate 1,2-dioxygenase → MPIYHRLGAMPAKRHTVFQKTGGGLYHEELFGTIGFDGMSSLMYHIHRPTMVKEIAGAADAAPKIAVDRNLKARLFKGFQISRRDDFLQSRETLLVNSDIHIGLAAPRTSMTDYFYKNADADELLFIHEGRGTLRTMLGRIPFEPGDYVVIPRGTIYQIDFETTSNRLLFAESFHPIYTPKRYRNWYGQLQEHAPFCERDYILPRDLETHDELGDFVIKIKKQGMLHEVVYAAHPFDLVGWDGYNFAYGFSIHNFEPITGRIHQPPPVHQTFETTAFVVCSFCPRMYDYHPDAIPAPYNHSNIDSDEVLYYVDGDFMSRNNIDRGHITLHPGGIPHGPHPGAYERSIGKKETQELAVMIDTFKPLMVTENALALDDGAYFQSWLDQPLNIIT
- a CDS encoding T9SS type A sorting domain-containing protein, which codes for MPIGRTLLFLAALATHTCPSGAQDNAWIWADTLDLQAGAAGVAPLFATALPAGEVYSFQLDVIFDPSVLAIEDISTRGTLSEGGLLYSASPAPGRVRIAFATDSPLASEGALCHLLIRAGDQAGASALTLEAVLLNETPPGRPAGPGRVTLSEAPPLPARFAVPDTLAEAGRPIRLPLRLFGSAVPVYSLELDLRYDAGALALVAVDPALTSALYRVDPREPGRLSVYIASATPWPPEADLFAMTFDPVAEAKDTRLTLASARLNETPASTALSGGHIRLRPPVIPGDVDGDRTISPDDAWRVLDFLASLTAFDDRQTRAAEVSGNGSITSYDAALILQRAAGTLPCFPVEAACAAGKRRPDDAGFVYWDAPPGGALAVGFTAGDNATHGLTVRLPIDAGLESTRLPDDWQMRTFSEGAYRTTVMAGPTALPTGHIALLRPPATPTAPATLVVDDRVFTLDWPARGVPGAPDLIAYPNPAAGPTTVRFSTEQEGPAVLVLYDAIGRERVRLVDNPLPAGEHAVTVGRRGLPAGVYFLVLKTPRGRSSRKLAFL
- a CDS encoding M56 family metallopeptidase, whose protein sequence is MLFLIDIPTLASDLRPWASDMAIILAKGTLLLSAAGLLTYALRHSAAATRYMIWCSALLGVFLLPFIGQVVPAWQVAFLPQVTPAPQQADAPAPASPANEPDWKPAAAPAVTPAPAAKPAPAAPSRAVAPAAAAAPVYQDAVTPSFSWMPASVREAVGRMHWTQWAFLIWALGALAVIVRLVLAHAGARLLVNRASFVDDENWHLMAEAAARRMGIRRVVRLRMSSWTSVPMAIGVWRPVVVLPEDADAWDEARKESVLLHELAHIKRYDCLFQLLTNIVCAVYWFNPLVWMAAWQMRIERERSCDDLVLVSGADPSRYAETLLETARMLKKAEWSTVAAVSMARGSQLEGRLLSILDPFRRRSQNRLGTMLTLSLVASLVLPLAALQPAQAQQARPTPPRPPAPRMVHEPIDVDVDVPDIDIDIPDFDIDVPEMDIDVPDIDIDIPPIDIDIPEMHIDIPGFDFNFPALHIDIPDIDIDIPAIDWQGGEESHDHTPVDSLSIDQIIKLRQYGVDAEFIKSLRAMGFNDLTYADLIMLGRYGADAEYIARMRDIGFDDLTLEDYAAMSKYGVDLDFVRAMRDAGYTDLSREDLVAMSKYGVDIELIDMLSRHGYDRVPVDELIKASKYGVDQDLVATLDKAGYTDLTLDDLVAMSKYGVDADLIETLNRYGYDRVSPEELIMASKYGVDEELVATLNEAGYKNLKLDDLVGMSKYGVDQELVEALARAGYSEVSPDELIAASKYGVDSDLVDGLREQGIANLSIEELIQMSKYGLDAEYIGEMKALGIDATTEQLLKLRRQGVDAEYVRDIRDAGLRDVTIEQLIDMRRHGVDAEYVKSLRGNR
- the fahA gene encoding fumarylacetoacetase; translation: MPASWIPIPADSDFSLHNLPFGIFSAPGRLPGAGVAIGDQILDLAAAASAGLFEGLTLDASVFRQPSLNAFIWLGKGMTNAVRDRIAATLVDPDSPLRGSRALVAQSDATMHLPVEIGDYTDFYSSIDHATNVGKMFRDPDHALLPNWRHIPVGYHGRASSIVVSGTPIRRPWGQVLPPAAESPIFKPTGRLDFELEVAFVIGKDSDLGDPVPLHDAEAYIFGLVLFNDWSARDIQKWEYVPLGPFLAKNFGSSMSPWVVPLEALEAFRIAGPIQEPAVLPYLRSEHPGHFDIPLEVSLTPEDGPETVVSRSNFRHLYWSMAQQLAHHTVNGCNVRVGDVLASGTISGPDAGAYGSMLELAWGGSKPLSLAGGASRAFIEDGDTVTLRGQARKGVITVGFGEVQTRILPAR
- a CDS encoding BlaI/MecI/CopY family transcriptional regulator — encoded protein: MKRKKSPMDLGARERQIMTFIYKRGEATAAEVMEGIVDPPTYSGVRAMLRILEEKGHLKHRRDGARYIFSPTISPDEAGRSAMSYMVQAFFNGSADRVVSALLDLKGDELSDSDLDRLSALIEQAKQQEEN